Within Salvia splendens isolate huo1 chromosome 21, SspV2, whole genome shotgun sequence, the genomic segment gatcatctaagcggataaaatgacagtaaccatataaaaatgataatctgagttgataaaatgatacgtttactgctttgtaggtttgtatattatgtattgtgctgattatattaggtttattgcatagaatgatagttttgccagatagaatgatactctgagttgataaaatgatacttttgactgactgataaaatgattaaatgattaaatgatatatgttaggtttattgcatagaatgataattttgccggatagaatgatactctgagttgataaaatgatatttttgactgactgataaaacgataaaatgagcgaaattcagaaattaaatgagcgaaatttggatacgtaaattttatcatgagcgaaatgacatatttacccccgcgcttttttatgaagtaaatctaagtttgaatctagaccgcatgattttaaaaatgtgtggtccagatttagttatagggttattatggaaattggggttatcattataatgcacccatatatatatatatcggcAAGGGCGAACGCAGAAATCATTTCTGGTAAGGgctattttataaaaacaattaTTTAACCTATATTCATGTATAATTTAGCTCTTGGATAAGGGCTTTggtataaaaaattacaaaaaattagtataaattaaaaaaattataaaggaaaattataaaatatcatGTTTATTAGGGGTTTAAGCCTCTAGTCATCCCTATGTGTGTCCACCCATCGATTGCGGGGTGACACTCTTAAAGTGACAATGTGACAACAAGTAACATGCAATCTGCAATACATATGCAAGCAATATGTGATACATAGGCAAACAATTTGGCATATGGTTCTAAGAAATATGAGATACGAAATCAGAGCACTATGGTGACACAGTTGTTAAAATTACAATCTAGGAATGCAATCTGTGATACATAAGCAAGCATTCTGCTATACATGAGCAAGAAACTCGGCATATGGTTTCAAGCAATCTGCGATATGAAATCAGAGATAATTAAGCAATCCACAATACATAGGCAAGCAAGTCTGCCACGTGGCAGGCTAAGGTCGAATCTGCTCCTAAATCTAACGGTTGTCCTTGGTTGTACAATGTCATCTTAAATGGTGTTatcattttaacacaaacctaCTAATTGCTTTTATATACAGTTATTTTTGCATTATACACAATAATGTACTTCCTCCGTACCggataagatgacacatttcttggtGGACCAAAATTTAAGTGTTATTGAGTTATGTGTTTAATTAGATAGAGAAATGATGattgtaagtattaaaatagaaagagaaagaaagttgaatattttaataggaattagaaaaaatggttggatgtattaattggagagagaaagttaccaaaaaagaaatgtgtctcttatttgggacaaactaaaaaagaaaacgtgtcatcttaagcggGACAGGGGGAGTAATACTCAACGATCTACAGTGCAATTCATCTATTACTATCATGCAATATGTAGAAATCCATCTAAAACGCCTACTAATGAATATTGTAGGATACATCCCTAATATTACAGGATAACGTGTCACGTGGTAGCACAAGGTTGATGGTATGTTGTCACTTTAAAATTGGTGGCACCATAACACATccctattttgttttttttttcatataattttagttttttcgatttagttcatttttaaaatttggttttcagttttttaaatttgatttttcaatttttcgatTTCGATTcagtttggattttgaactaaatttgattttttgaaTTCGGTTCGatataagaaaaaaacaaaCTGAAACCTAATTAAAAGTAGTCGTATAAttataaagtaaaatgaaaagGTGGTTGACGTGACATTTCAATGGACTAGTCCGATTAGTGGGGTAATATAGCGATCGATGAGAACATAACAACTAAGAGAataattaaaaagtaaaatgaaaatgactcactactataaaatatactaaaatGGCAATAAAAATTACCGactactataaaatatactaaaatgacaaaatgattatattattatcgaacggagggagtagtataattaCTATCTTTGTCCGTGAATAAGAGTTCTTTTTTTAATCcatccacgaataggagtcccggtctAACCTTCCACTAACACATtacactcatatttcatttaaaactaatatatactagTGAGACAtctatttcactaactttttttggggtggaatcCCCTGTTGTGCACTTATGCACAGCAACCCAGGTTGTTCCTCacaatagaataaaataatatatatttatttaattaaatttatttaattattttatttgtttgtatatAATAGGGCATAGCAGAGGATCCCATCCTTTTTTCACTCGCTTTAGTTAATATTCCTTAAGATTTGTGCTACCGtgaaatgagacttctaataatagatggagggagtataaaataaaatggaaagcTGGTTGACGTGACATTTCATTTAGTGGGGTAATATAGTAATCGATGAAAACATAACAACCAGGAGAACTGTGTATGACTCAGATTTGCATCAGTCAACGCAGTGTGATTGTTGGATGATCGGAGATGGCGGATGCCGCAGTGACGTTCCTCTTGGAAAATTTGGTGCAGCTAGTGAGGCACCAAGTGAGACTCATCGGCGGCGCGGAGCGTGAGCTGGATCTGCTGAAAGATGATCTGGTGTCGTTGAATAGCTTCCTCCGCGATGCGGCCAAGATGCCGAACAAGCCGGAAGGGTTCCGAGACATAGAGAGGCAGATCCGAGATGTGGTTCACGAGGCTGAAGACACCGTCGACTCTTGCATGACCCACGCTGCAGCTGCAGCTGCTGCACCTGCAACTAAGAAGAAGGTCATATCAAAGGCATTGAATTCCATGGGCATACGTTTCAATCCAACAACCGTCAACCTCGCCCAAGAAGTCAAATCccttagagagagagagagaggtgttgTCGAGATGGTCAACAAAGCCCATAGATTTCGGGAAACTGCAATGGCTAAGGCCTCCCAACCACGCCTACAGGATTTGCCTCCCAACCCCAAGGTAACCACCATATTCCAATTTTTATAttcaactttaatttttagCAAACATATATGAGTAATTGTTAAGCAGGTAAGAAAACGTGAGATGGGATATAATGTGTGGATAAGGCTAGATTGCAAAACTTTAATCGCCGGTGCTGGTTATCTTGATCTAAGCACCAAATACTCCCGCCAGCAACTGTATAATTAATACCCCCACTGCCATTCAGAAAATATCTCATACTAGATTCATtcagttttaagaaattgtttaatttaaacaaaaaaaataagttatttttttttaatttgagttTAACTTTTATATACGACATTAGAATTTGAGTATGGGGTactaaaatgtgagtgaaatgaattaATAAGGTGTGGTCGATTACCAAAGtgaatgagacatttaatgccCGGTCGAAGTCAGGATAGGGGTCTTATAGCATTGGTTAATACACATCATGATAATTTGCGAGATTAATTATGGAGtatgtaatactccctccgtcccttcaTAGTAGcgacatttcttttgggcaaaagatttttaaaaaaatgtataaaaCAAAGTAgcgagatgaagagagaaaaagtataaataaatattgtatttGTTCATGTTGTAATTAATCTTTTGCATCTTTTACTTCCACGCAGCTCCAGATAATCAGGGAAGAAAACGTGGTAGGTTTTGaagaatatgaaaatataatctTAGGATACTTATGGGAAACAAAGGAGGAATTGGATATTATCTCCATCATTGGTATGCCGGGTCTGGGGAAGACAACACTAGCGTGGAAGATATTCAAGAGTGATCTCGTGAAGCACGAATTCCCCAATCGCATCTGGGTTTACGTTACACAGACACCGAATATCAAGGATGTGTTCCTCAGCATTCTCAAGGAATTCACCAGTGATGACATGTCAGGTCTAAGTGATTATGCATTAAAAGATCGGGTTCAGTTTTATCTCAAAGAGAGAAAATTCTTGCTAGTCTTGGATGATGTGTGGACTATGGAGGCTTGGAGTGCTATCCGAACGGTTTTATCCAAGAGCAATTACATGAGTAAAGTCATCATTACCAGTCGCGAGAAGAGTGTTGGAGACAAAGCTAGTCAACCAAGGGAATCCTTTGAGCTACCCTTCTTGAAGGATCCACAAAGTTGGGAACTTCTCCAGTATGAAGTATTTGGTAAACTCAACGTGTGCCCTGATGATTTGAAAGTTATTGGGGAATGTATAGCTCATAATTGTCATGGATTGCCACTTTCAATTGTGGTGATAGGAGGAATTCTTGTGGAACAACGTGCAAAGAATAAGGATATAAGAGCAATAGAAGAAGCATGGGTTAAGGTGTCGAGCGATGTGATAGAATTCTTAAAAAATGACAAGAAGCAGCAAGTGTCAGATATTGTCGAATTAAGCTACAAAAGACTACCTGATGAGCTGAAAGATTGCTTGCTATATTTTGCGGTGTTTCCAGAAGACTATGAGATCTCTACTTGGAAATTGATCCGCTTGTGGATTGCAGAAGGTTTTATACAAGGAAAGAACTTGGAAGAAGCTGCAGAAGAGAATCTAAAAGATTTGATAAGCAGGAACTTAGTGATGGTTGTCAAAAGAAATTCCAAAGGTGAGGTTAAAACATGCCGCGTTCATGATGTCGTGCATGCATTTTGTGGTTCAAAAGTTTCACAAGAGCAGGAAAGGTTCTTCCTTGAAATGAAACTTGTAAATGGAGATTTTGTCCCTCCACTATCTGAGATTGACAAACCCCGCCGCCTCTGTGTCCATTCTGATCTTGAGACCTTCTTGGCTCGGGAAGGAAAGAAGAAAGTTCATCGCATTCGTTCTCTTTTATGCTTCTACAAGACACCAATAAATTTCCCTAAAAAGTATGCACCAACTATGGTTGATGAATTGGATATGCTGAGAGTTTTGGAATCTGAATTCATCAGGCTGGATCAGATTCCTAGAGGTGTTACCAAACTATTCCACTTGAGATACCTCACTATATCTGTTGAGAATCTGAAAACTCTTTCTAAATCCTTCTCTAGCTTGTGGAACCTCCAAACTCTTGTAGTCTACACAGAGCAGAAATCTATTGAAATCGATGCAAAGATATGGAGGATGATACAGCTGAGGCATCTGAAGACAAATTCAGTCATTACAAAAGTAGACGAAGACGACGGTGAGGGTTGCAGGAGTCTCCAAACCCTCGGTAGAATATCACCTGAAATTTGCACCACCAAATTCTTCAACAAGGCCCCAAACTTGAAGAGATTGAGCATTCAAGGAAAGTTGGCCATTCTGTTTAACCCAAATCCCTTGCAAATGCCGGATCAACTTGAAAAGTTAAAGCTGGTGAATACATTCCATGATTCTGAATCCCAACAGTCAATGCGCTTTCCTAAGTTAACAAGTTGGTTCCCAGCAGAACTCAAGATGCTGACTATCGCGGGCACAAGTTTGGATTGGAAGCATATGTCTACGTTGGCTACGATAGCAACTCTGCAGGTCCTCAAATTGAAAGACAACGCATTCACTGGAATGACATGGGAGGCTGATGGTGGAGGCTTCCACTCTCTCCATTTCTTGCTCATTGAAGATACAAAGCTATATATCTGGAAGGCCTCAAATGATAGTTTTCCCAAACTTCGGTTTCTTGTGCTTAGAAAGTGCAAAATACTTAAAGAAATTCCCGACGGTGTGGTGGGATGCCTAGAGAAATTGGACATAGAGCACCTATCAGCATCTGGAGTTGAGTCTgccaagaaaataaaaaacacgaAAAATGCAAATCAAGGGGAAAAGGGAGCTTCCAGGTTCAAACTCACCATAGGTGCCGGATGCTAATTCTAGCAAACCAGGTAACGTTTTCTATTTCACACTCTAAATAATTCAGTGCCAACATCAAATAGTAGTCTGTATCTGTTTCTGACTTTCAATGTTGTAGTTGGCTCCATGTTCAGTGCCAGGGAAGAATAATGAAGTGAAGAAGACAACTGATGAAGCTTGTCTTCGACCTCTCAAATAAATGTTCGCCACCTCTTTTGAAAATCTTCAACATGTTTGCATTAGTACTAGCACTATTTTGCTTGATTCTATTGCCTAATTTGCTGCTCGGTTGGATGCTGTTTGTTTAGCAAAAATTGAACAAGATACTATATTGTGGTTTGTTTAAggattgtttgtttgtttgtgttgaACCACATAATAAAAGCTTTGATGTTTGTGCTGGTTATCCCTACGGGTAATGATTAGTGTTAGTGATGATCTATTTACTATTGCTGTATTGCAGAATCGAAAAACAAGATCCACGCTAATTATTGCTTGCTTACATTGTCTAATTTGCTGCTCTATTGGATATTGTTTGTTTTGCAAAAGTTGAACATGATACTGTTATATGGTTTTTTAAGGATTATTTGTTTGTGTTTAAGCTCATTATAAATGCTTTGATGTTATGTTTGTGCTATTTCGAGCGAGTgaacaagataaaaaaaaatgttatgTTTGTGTAATTGTGTTACACGCTAGATTCGGTCAACATCAACacaatcgaaagaaacaaccaAAGAATTGTTGGATTAGCCTAACATGCCTACCTCAAGTTTTATTACAGTGATCGATAATTTAGTTTACACCTTCTATTAAAGTACCTAAATCCTTAATTACTACCATGAGAAAATAGATAAAGAAGGAAACAAGAAGACTAGAGAGAATAATTGATATAGAATGATTTAGCCCAATAATACATTGATATAGAAATTCATGTACAGCTAGCTCTATATGAGCAATGGTGCAATGATCGAAATATAATACAGAGAAAAATCAATCCTTTCTTCTGATCTCTTCTTCCTCTACTCACGGCATATGTAACATTCAATACTATATACACGCGTGAAGAACCCCAGTTTtgaggaaacaaataaaaacacaaatttaTTGCACATGCTCAAAACAAAACGAGGGGGAAAAGGATGCAGGATTAGGCCATGATGCCTAGCCTCCAAACTCCGATAATAAACTTCATAATCATGTCTTCCAAGTTCCACATTCAGCAATCTGTAGTAAAAGTAAAATCCACATCAGTAAAATGCCAAAAGAAATAGCATTATATCATCAGTTACTACTACAAATTAGTAACTTCTCTGGAAACTTAATGATAAAGCATGAGCAGAAAGATACATACCATTTGGCAATGTATTCTCTCCCCACCAAGAGTAGATGTGAAGATGCAAGTCCTTTCCATTATCCATAAGATCTTTCCTAATTTCCTTGGCGCAATCAACAGCGTCATAATTGCAGCCGATCAATTCAACATGTTTAAGGGTTCCTATGCTTCCAAGCTCTGCATCAATACCCTCCAGTTCATAGCAATTCTTGATAATAAGCCTTTCGAGATTTTCACAGCAGAAAAAACCAATCCTCAAGAACTCCAAGTCCAAGCATTCAATCAGCAACAACTTTAGCTCAGGAAACTGTTTATCCTTTGGGATCCACACCGGTCCTTGGAAGGCAAAGTGTCGCAGTTTCAGCACTTGAAGACATGGGAACTTCCCGATATCATGCAGACGATCCCATTGGAGGCCACAGCCACTTAAACTCAATTTCTCAAGTTTCTCCGGGAAAACAAGATCCCTCTGCAGATCAATCTCTTTACCAGGGATGGGATTGAGCACTCTGAACTTAAAAGATTCAAGGTCTGGGAGATTATCTAGATACAAACTCACAGGTCCCGGTGCTTCAATCCAAACTCCCAACTTTTTCAAGTTAGGCACGTTTTTGAAGAACTCTTGTGTACAATTAGAAGCATTGATTGTGGAAAGAGATTGAAGGTTTCCAAGAAGAGGAGAATCCCCTTCTTTAATTTGTGGGAGATTAGGGAAGTCACATTCTGTCAACAGAATATGTCTGAGTTGTTTCATGTACCATATCTCCACTGGCAAGATGGATTTCCCCATGATTATGATCTTGGGATGTCGACGAACAATCAGAACCAGTAGATTTGTGAGTTGAGATAGGGATGCAGGAAGCTTCCCGTTGAAAGTTAAAGAGAGATACCTCAAATGACTCAGTTTAGCTAATTCATTTGGGAACTCAATCAAATGGACTGTAAGAGCATCTAACACCCTAAGCCAGTCGTAAACAAGACAATATGGTAAAGGGTGATGGTGGTAATGGCCAGCATAAACAAGAGTGCGTGCAGGTTTAATCAATTTGGCAGATTCATAAACATCTTCCATGCACATTAGAATGTTTTTATGAACAGATAAACGCCTTTGAGTTTCTTTACCTTTAAGAGTGCCTGCAACTTCTCCACGGTGTGGTTGGCTTGTTTGACGACTGGGAAACTTCTTAAAGGAAACAAAAAAACTCTCCTTGATGGACTTGATCTCTGCCACATGCCGAATGCTGTCATGCATGCCACAAGTTTTAACTTTTCCGTTTGAGGCTAATTTGACAGGAAAGATCAGATTCCTGTCAAGAAGATCAGCAATGCACTGCCTAGCAATGTCTTCAAAAGATGATTTTCCTTTTCGGATCAGAAACCCTTCCGCGAGCCATAGCTTCACGAGCTTGGAGACAGGAATCTCACTGTCTTCAGGGAAGGCTCCCATGTAAAGGAAACATCCCTTCAGTTTAGAAGGCAAGTGCTCGTAGCTTCGAGACAAGATCTCCATGTAAGTCTCTCCCTCTGAGTTAGCAGCATCTTTTACATCATCTTCAACAATTTTCCAATACTCTACATCATCCATTTTTGCAGAGAGTTGGCCGCCGACCACTGTAATTGACAGGGGAAGACCACCACAGTGCTCGGCAATGCTCTTTCCTACAGCAATCAGATTAGGAGGGCAATGCCCGTCTTCGAACACCTTCTCACGCAGCAACTCCCAACTCTGTTCTTTCTTTAGCAACTCCATCTTATGACAGAAACCGGACTTAGTAACTTTCCCAGCAATTATATCAATTCTGGTTGTCACAACAATCCGACTGTAGTTATAGTTGTTTGGGAAGTAGTTCTTGATTCTGTCCCAGACATCAGTATCCCACACATCATCCACCACAATCAGATACCCTTTGCTGCAGTCTTGTAGACTTTTGTACAACTGATTGGCTAGCTGCTCAGCATTCCCTTGCTTCACTGAGCCATCACTACTCCTTTGGATTGAAGCCAAGAGCTTTGAGAAGATTTCAGCATAATTACACTCTTGGCCTACGGTCACCCATGATCGGGTGAGGAATCGCTCCCCAATTTCTTTATCATCGAAAATACTTCGAGCAAGAGTTGTTTTTCCAATTCCGGGTAAACCCGTGATTGGGATTACTTGAAGATCTGTTTTTTCGCTTAGGATCTCATCCTTCAGCTTTCTGCAATCTTCTTTTTGCCCCACAATCTTGGAACTCTTGCTAGCTCGACTACTGGATTTTGAAGCTTCGGGCTTTGCAAGCGGCGTATGCTGCTCCTCTTTCATGGAACTTGCTATCTCTTCCGCCATGGCCAAGATCTGATCGAGCTTTCCTTCGTTTTCCTTGAGATCTACGAGGAAAGCGGATTGGGATTTGTTTGCGGAGATCAAGGATTCGATGAGAACTTTGGCTTCGTGGAttgtttcctttatttttttggtttccACTTCAAAATTTTGAAGAATAGCGGATTGGGAGCTGCGGCCGGAGATGAGGGTTTCGACCAGGTCGACTTTTTCTCTGGTTTCGGATTCGCGTTGGAAATTTAGAAGGAAAGCGGAATTGGAGTTTTGGGTGGAGATGAAGGCTTCGATGAGATCTTGGGCTTTGTAGACAGTTTCTCTGATTTTGGATTCCAGTTCATTCACCTTATCGCGTTTGCTTCTTCTGACGGGATACATCTTTTCAAGGCATGACTGCAAGGAACGGATCTTGCCATGGAAACACTCGATTGTTGACTTTGGAGCAGAATCATCAGGATGCAAGATCATCTGCTTCAGAATCTGCTCAACCGAAACCACCGCAGCGAAAGCCATCTCACTCGATCAGCTTACGAACAGTTGAATTATGAATCGACTGAGCTTCAACGACAGCAAAATCAACGACTGTTGTTTACGGCAAATTGAATTTTGaagggttttttcttttttttgttcaatACCACGGATAACATTCCTCgagtgtactggacttttttttattccgcctTTGGGATGCGTcttcttttaatgaaacgcatgacggagatgcgtcttttatagagagggacatgcgtcgttaaatttttaatttttttctttgttttttcgAAAGACGCATAAGCCGCATGCGTTTTTGCCTGTGACGCATGACGCTAATGCgtctttcaaaaaaataaaaaataaataaatttaacaacgcatgagggtcatgcgtctttctcaaacccggaacaaaaaaaaattcagtacAAACACGTATTATAGGTTCTATTctggaacaaaaaaaaacctaaatttTGAACAAGAAACcatttaaaaagaaataaaaaaaatgccaGTTAAAAACTTCTTTTTTTGACATAGCAACATGGTAAAGTTAAAGTTGGGTTCGATATAAAAATAAGTTTGGATAAGAGCATCACCAGTGGCACGGAGCTCCCGACAGAATTCCCCACgtaattcccaaaaacaccttctgccacatTATGCGGACtttccactgcactgccacgtcatacggacttcccactgcacagtggcagaATTCCCCGCGAAATTTCCGACGGacttctcaaaataaaaaaattcacaaatgcacaaattaaaccatttccggaattaaacaatttacggaattaaaatttcgacgcgaatacAGAGAAAATGCAAAcgcacttcattaaaaaaatacataattaccaaaaaaaagtacattattattaaaataaaaaccggctTCTCACTCCTAGGATTCCCCATCGCCAGTCCCATCGCCGTCCCCGCCGCCGTCGCTATCCGACATCTCGTCGAACCcaaaatcgcgccgcatactgttgagGAGGGGTTTAAGCTTCCGCTTGTAATGGGGGTCGGTCGCttggcgccattcaaccatcgcacgtaacaaggtttcatgtgccgcgatgcaggcgaatgaggggttctcggAATCGTTTTGgggtgctgccgattgggcctcggcaGATCCGCTGGTGCTTCACCTCGACATCCGCGCCGAGGACTTTTGCCCAACCAGGCGACAGCGGCGGGCCGACGATGTGGGTgtggggaactctgcctcggggGGGAAGGGGTTCCGCGGAACCAGCACTGTTACTGTACTCTCCGGAtgcgctgatcttcgtccgcttcggccagccagattcaacacccgcatTGAACTTGGGCGAggactgcaccacaagatacaccgaccaatatttgaattccccaaAGCCCTTGTCATCGTCGGGGAACTGCTGATGAGACagcagcttcacatcctcggcagacatgccgctggttgccgagcgaGGTCGTTTGTGTAAATGTCGGCAAATCGGTTGAGCTGTCTCTTCAACCGATctcactgtttccggcattgctctgcgttgtgaggcttccccctggcggtttgaactggaggtagctttggctaatgcgccaccacatccggtcgatatgctggttcgccccgacgtatggatcctccactacactgatccacACCTTCGTcagcgcgacgcactcgtcCTTGAACCAGACGGTCCTCTTGTTCTCGTTGGATCCCTCCCCTACCTCAGCCGCCCCCAGCTCATCACCGTACACCGGGacgccccgtcccctgcccctccctTGCTCGgtcctccccctcctcactGTCGTCGGTGATGCGTcggtgggagaatcccggatcggagaaAACCCCAACTCCTCGAGCGAGAACGTGTCattgccagtgaactgagtctcgagaggagaacTCGTCGGGTTGTCCGTCAACAGTAGGTCCATATagggccgatagacgttgtccaccggcATCTGTGGCATCATT encodes:
- the LOC121784874 gene encoding putative late blight resistance protein homolog R1A-10; translation: MADAAVTFLLENLVQLVRHQVRLIGGAERELDLLKDDLVSLNSFLRDAAKMPNKPEGFRDIERQIRDVVHEAEDTVDSCMTHAAAAAAAPATKKKVISKALNSMGIRFNPTTVNLAQEVKSLRERERGVVEMVNKAHRFRETAMAKASQPRLQDLPPNPKLQIIREENVVGFEEYENIILGYLWETKEELDIISIIGMPGLGKTTLAWKIFKSDLVKHEFPNRIWVYVTQTPNIKDVFLSILKEFTSDDMSGLSDYALKDRVQFYLKERKFLLVLDDVWTMEAWSAIRTVLSKSNYMSKVIITSREKSVGDKASQPRESFELPFLKDPQSWELLQYEVFGKLNVCPDDLKVIGECIAHNCHGLPLSIVVIGGILVEQRAKNKDIRAIEEAWVKVSSDVIEFLKNDKKQQVSDIVELSYKRLPDELKDCLLYFAVFPEDYEISTWKLIRLWIAEGFIQGKNLEEAAEENLKDLISRNLVMVVKRNSKGEVKTCRVHDVVHAFCGSKVSQEQERFFLEMKLVNGDFVPPLSEIDKPRRLCVHSDLETFLAREGKKKVHRIRSLLCFYKTPINFPKKYAPTMVDELDMLRVLESEFIRLDQIPRGVTKLFHLRYLTISVENLKTLSKSFSSLWNLQTLVVYTEQKSIEIDAKIWRMIQLRHLKTNSVITKVDEDDGEGCRSLQTLGRISPEICTTKFFNKAPNLKRLSIQGKLAILFNPNPLQMPDQLEKLKLVNTFHDSESQQSMRFPKLTSWFPAELKMLTIAGTSLDWKHMSTLATIATLQVLKLKDNAFTGMTWEADGGGFHSLHFLLIEDTKLYIWKASNDSFPKLRFLVLRKCKILKEIPDGVVGCLEKLDIEHLSASGVESAKKIKNTKNANQGEKGASRFKLTIGAGC
- the LOC121785085 gene encoding putative late blight resistance protein homolog R1A-4, with amino-acid sequence MAFAAVVSVEQILKQMILHPDDSAPKSTIECFHGKIRSLQSCLEKMYPVRRSKRDKVNELESKIRETVYKAQDLIEAFISTQNSNSAFLLNFQRESETREKVDLVETLISGRSSQSAILQNFEVETKKIKETIHEAKVLIESLISANKSQSAFLVDLKENEGKLDQILAMAEEIASSMKEEQHTPLAKPEASKSSSRASKSSKIVGQKEDCRKLKDEILSEKTDLQVIPITGLPGIGKTTLARSIFDDKEIGERFLTRSWVTVGQECNYAEIFSKLLASIQRSSDGSVKQGNAEQLANQLYKSLQDCSKGYLIVVDDVWDTDVWDRIKNYFPNNYNYSRIVVTTRIDIIAGKVTKSGFCHKMELLKKEQSWELLREKVFEDGHCPPNLIAVGKSIAEHCGGLPLSITVVGGQLSAKMDDVEYWKIVEDDVKDAANSEGETYMEILSRSYEHLPSKLKGCFLYMGAFPEDSEIPVSKLVKLWLAEGFLIRKGKSSFEDIARQCIADLLDRNLIFPVKLASNGKVKTCGMHDSIRHVAEIKSIKESFFVSFKKFPSRQTSQPHRGEVAGTLKGKETQRRLSVHKNILMCMEDVYESAKLIKPARTLVYAGHYHHHPLPYCLVYDWLRVLDALTVHLIEFPNELAKLSHLRYLSLTFNGKLPASLSQLTNLLVLIVRRHPKIIIMGKSILPVEIWYMKQLRHILLTECDFPNLPQIKEGDSPLLGNLQSLSTINASNCTQEFFKNVPNLKKLGVWIEAPGPVSLYLDNLPDLESFKFRVLNPIPGKEIDLQRDLVFPEKLEKLSLSGCGLQWDRLHDIGKFPCLQVLKLRHFAFQGPVWIPKDKQFPELKLLLIECLDLEFLRIGFFCCENLERLIIKNCYELEGIDAELGSIGTLKHVELIGCNYDAVDCAKEIRKDLMDNGKDLHLHIYSWWGENTLPNDC